In the Clostridium beijerinckii genome, one interval contains:
- a CDS encoding S8 family peptidase: MSDLRDCNLYYDPDSANYLIEYRGNFKEQIDKLSYACGDIITGNIGVVSVRNNDLDRLLNDVPAIVFYDFRTIYVLQDISPSSVDNINNIKINPFLDLNGRGVLIGIVDTGIDYLNDEFIREDDTSRIISIWDQSIQNNTSDAVYIGQTYSNDQINSAIAAKRSNGDPYQIVPSRDEVGHGTKVAGIIGARGYNTEFQGIANASDFVIVKLFESTNFKRQLQGNGIPYTPVYNASEIVAGVEYLRRVAVERKQPMVIYLGVGSTEGSHDGNNLISRYITSIGNSRGLCVVNGVGNEGDSQGHVSGYIRNVGDTKVIELRIPREIKYLPIYIWVRRPNIASINVISPTGEASAVIQSKINKVQPVRFVFLNTDMIVRFYSPEHFTGHQVISLTFSNIKPGTWTFNLIGEYITNGRYDIWLPPKSTLPENTIFLESDPFTTLTIPATAVNVITVSYYGNNNALIAASGKGFNTNGLINPDISTIGVNILTTKVGGGVTTFSGSSAATAVVVGACALLLQWGIVDRNDPTMYTKKIRTYIMYGANRNSANRYPSRETGYGDFDLLGVFNIISGLYRNSNQRFRMNITDKKYTNEDYEFYEYYINKLFIRIPKAGDGKFI; encoded by the coding sequence ATGTCTGATTTACGTGACTGTAATTTATATTATGATCCCGATTCGGCAAATTATTTGATTGAGTATAGAGGGAATTTTAAAGAACAAATAGATAAGTTATCTTATGCTTGTGGGGATATAATTACAGGCAATATCGGAGTAGTATCTGTACGAAATAATGATCTTGATAGGCTCCTAAATGATGTTCCAGCAATTGTATTTTATGATTTTAGGACAATTTATGTATTACAAGATATCTCACCATCATCTGTAGATAATATAAACAATATAAAGATAAATCCATTTCTAGATTTGAATGGAAGGGGCGTGCTAATAGGAATAGTTGATACAGGAATAGATTATTTAAATGATGAGTTCATAAGAGAAGATGATACATCAAGAATAATAAGTATATGGGATCAATCCATTCAAAATAATACTAGTGACGCTGTATATATAGGACAAACTTATTCAAATGATCAAATTAATAGCGCTATTGCAGCTAAAAGAAGTAATGGAGATCCATATCAAATAGTTCCTTCCAGAGATGAAGTTGGACATGGAACAAAAGTTGCTGGGATTATAGGAGCAAGAGGATATAATACTGAGTTTCAAGGAATTGCAAATGCAAGTGATTTTGTTATTGTTAAGCTTTTCGAATCCACTAATTTCAAAAGGCAATTACAAGGAAATGGAATTCCATATACTCCAGTATATAATGCATCTGAAATTGTAGCAGGAGTAGAATACTTGAGAAGAGTCGCAGTAGAACGTAAGCAGCCAATGGTTATCTACTTAGGTGTTGGAAGTACAGAAGGTAGTCATGATGGTAACAACTTAATTTCAAGATATATAACATCTATTGGAAATAGTAGAGGATTGTGCGTAGTCAATGGAGTGGGAAATGAGGGGGATTCTCAAGGTCATGTATCAGGGTATATCAGGAATGTAGGAGATACAAAAGTAATAGAACTAAGAATCCCAAGAGAAATAAAATACCTTCCGATTTACATATGGGTACGAAGACCGAATATTGCATCAATAAATGTAATTTCTCCTACAGGGGAAGCTTCAGCAGTTATACAATCGAAAATAAATAAAGTTCAACCAGTCAGATTTGTTTTTTTAAATACAGATATGATAGTAAGATTCTATTCACCAGAACATTTTACAGGACATCAAGTAATAAGTCTTACGTTTAGTAATATAAAACCAGGAACATGGACTTTCAATTTGATAGGCGAATATATAACAAATGGTAGGTATGACATATGGTTGCCTCCCAAAAGTACTTTACCAGAAAATACAATATTTCTTGAATCGGATCCATTTACTACTCTAACAATACCGGCAACAGCTGTTAATGTTATTACAGTATCTTATTATGGAAATAATAATGCACTAATTGCAGCTTCTGGTAAAGGATTTAATACTAATGGTTTGATTAACCCAGATATTTCAACTATAGGGGTAAATATATTAACAACAAAAGTTGGAGGAGGAGTAACAACATTTTCAGGTAGTTCTGCGGCTACAGCTGTAGTGGTTGGAGCATGTGCGCTTTTATTACAATGGGGGATTGTAGATCGTAATGATCCGACTATGTATACTAAAAAAATTAGAACATACATAATGTATGGTGCTAACAGAAATTCAGCTAACAGATATCCCAGTAGAGAAACAGGATATGGTGATTTTGATTTACTAGGTGTCTTCAATATAATTAGTGGTTTGTATAGGAATAGTAACCAAAGATTTAGAATGAATATTACTGATAAAAAATATACAAATGAAGATTATGAGTTTTATGAGTATTATATAAATAAATTATTTATAAGAATTCCAAAGGCAGGAGATGGAAAATTTATATGA
- a CDS encoding S8 family peptidase, with translation MKEGFRAPINIFSDVNYYHYIVQYEGNIEEEVSKQPGYYATIIDNQYAILSTPVELDTGTAVPVFSTVIYRAFPDIFTLEEVSPIEASQANFLQLELPLRLTGRGVNVAIMDSGIDYLNDEFIRENGQTRIEYIWDQTINSGQQTGENGVPFGSVYNRSTIQQAIDAFKAGQSPYDIVPTKDEIGHGTNMAGIIGAVGKNPNLKGMVPDCDFVVVKLLENIAYKGRYNIQIPIYSMLSVFSALEFLNRYSLENNKPMVIYMPLESNLGSHKGNGFLEQYMDLISQSSGIAIVNGSGNQGASGTHTSGTISQVNESRTIQLYISPEQKNIIVDIWVESPNIMTLNIISPSGESTGTINAEITAIETYSFVFETTSMVVNYYVPEEYTGDQLMRVRLLNITEGIWRFTLTGQSILNGRFNAWIPQEGVSIGGTRFIASDPYGTISNSACSEYTITAAAYNQLNNNVLDYSGIAFLEDYINRIDVAAGGINALTVAPNNQTAIVNGTSVSAAILAGACAMLFQWGIVEGNDPNIYSQTIKTYIQRGAVQRSGDLYPNPVWGYGILNVLKMFQNMR, from the coding sequence ATGAAGGAAGGTTTTAGAGCTCCAATAAATATTTTTTCTGATGTAAATTATTATCATTATATAGTTCAATACGAAGGTAACATTGAGGAGGAAGTTTCAAAACAGCCAGGGTACTATGCAACTATAATTGATAATCAATATGCCATATTATCTACACCTGTAGAGCTTGATACAGGTACAGCGGTTCCAGTTTTTTCTACTGTAATATATAGGGCTTTTCCAGATATATTTACGCTGGAAGAAGTTTCGCCAATTGAAGCATCTCAAGCTAATTTTTTGCAACTAGAATTGCCATTAAGACTTACGGGGAGAGGAGTAAATGTAGCGATTATGGATTCTGGTATTGATTATTTAAATGATGAATTTATAAGAGAAAATGGTCAGACTAGAATAGAGTATATTTGGGATCAAACTATAAATTCAGGGCAGCAAACAGGAGAGAATGGAGTTCCGTTTGGAAGTGTCTACAATAGAAGTACAATACAACAAGCAATTGATGCTTTTAAGGCGGGACAATCTCCTTATGATATAGTTCCAACTAAAGACGAAATAGGTCATGGAACAAATATGGCAGGGATAATTGGAGCGGTTGGAAAAAATCCTAATTTGAAGGGGATGGTTCCAGATTGCGATTTTGTTGTGGTAAAGCTTCTTGAAAATATTGCTTATAAAGGGCGGTATAATATACAAATACCTATATACAGCATGTTATCCGTTTTTTCAGCACTAGAATTTTTAAATAGATATTCACTAGAAAATAACAAGCCTATGGTTATATATATGCCATTAGAAAGTAATCTAGGAAGTCATAAAGGAAATGGTTTTTTAGAGCAATATATGGATTTAATATCTCAAAGTAGTGGAATTGCAATAGTAAATGGTTCAGGAAACCAAGGCGCAAGTGGAACTCATACATCAGGTACAATATCTCAAGTTAATGAATCGAGAACAATACAGCTATATATATCGCCAGAGCAAAAAAATATAATAGTTGATATTTGGGTTGAATCACCTAATATAATGACACTAAATATAATATCACCATCAGGAGAAAGTACTGGAACTATAAATGCAGAAATAACGGCTATAGAAACTTATTCATTTGTATTTGAAACCACTTCAATGGTAGTAAATTATTATGTTCCAGAAGAATACACAGGTGATCAGTTAATGAGAGTAAGGTTATTAAATATAACAGAAGGAATTTGGCGTTTTACCCTGACAGGACAGTCAATTCTAAATGGTAGATTTAATGCATGGATACCACAAGAAGGTGTTAGTATCGGAGGAACTAGGTTTATTGCTTCGGATCCTTATGGGACTATAAGTAATTCAGCATGTTCAGAATATACGATTACTGCAGCAGCGTACAATCAGCTAAATAATAATGTCTTAGATTATTCTGGAATAGCATTTTTAGAAGACTATATTAATAGAATTGATGTGGCTGCAGGTGGGATAAATGCATTAACTGTAGCACCTAATAATCAAACGGCTATCGTTAATGGAACAAGTGTATCAGCGGCTATATTAGCAGGGGCTTGCGCTATGTTATTTCAATGGGGAATTGTAGAAGGAAATGACCCTAATATATATTCGCAAACAATAAAAACATATATTCAAAGAGGTGCAGTTCAAAGAAGTGGAGATTTATACCCAAATCCAGTATGGGGGTATGGAATACTTAATGTGCTGAAAATGTTTCAAAATATGCGATAA
- a CDS encoding gamma-glutamyl-gamma-aminobutyrate hydrolase family protein, with product MNKPIIGINSNRVIKHETQYSHSVVESLGNDYVESVIKAGGVPIILPILSDEESIRRQVELLDGIVLSGGIDINPLLYNEEPSPKLGYIYPDKDEFDLALVKIAYELNKPILAICRGHQILNVAFGGTLYQDLSDMSGCYIKHHQQTKDGAASHTLEIIEGSILYEILGNTALINSFHHQAIKDLAPGFKVTAYSKDKVIEAIESCEKNFVVGVQFHPEIMTAYNDKNMLKLFEAFINASYKNNSLDHKK from the coding sequence ATGAACAAACCAATTATAGGCATAAATTCAAACAGAGTTATTAAACATGAAACTCAATATTCGCACTCAGTTGTAGAATCACTTGGCAATGATTATGTTGAATCCGTAATTAAAGCAGGCGGTGTTCCAATTATACTTCCTATTCTTTCTGATGAAGAATCCATTAGAAGACAAGTCGAACTACTTGACGGCATCGTTCTTTCTGGTGGAATAGATATAAATCCTTTATTATATAATGAAGAACCATCGCCTAAATTAGGTTATATTTACCCTGATAAAGATGAGTTTGATCTGGCACTTGTAAAAATAGCTTATGAACTTAATAAACCTATTTTAGCAATTTGTAGAGGTCATCAAATTCTAAATGTAGCTTTTGGCGGCACATTATATCAAGATTTATCTGATATGAGTGGTTGTTATATAAAACATCATCAACAAACAAAAGATGGAGCGGCTAGCCATACTTTAGAAATTATTGAGGGCTCAATTTTATATGAGATCTTGGGAAATACTGCGCTAATTAATTCCTTTCATCATCAAGCAATTAAAGATTTAGCTCCCGGTTTTAAAGTTACGGCTTACTCTAAGGATAAAGTGATTGAGGCTATTGAGAGTTGTGAGAAAAATTTTGTTGTCGGTGTGCAATTTCATCCTGAAATTATGACTGCTTATAACGATAAAAATATGCTTAAACTTTTTGAAGCTTTTATAAATGCTTCATATAAAAATAATTCATTAGATCATAAAAAATAA
- a CDS encoding transglutaminase domain-containing protein translates to MKKFFKTIMIAVVIIQAITVTAFAYDKVNNMKSMENHIYNHLENRDTDFTILYTGARSEFEENISNCIKDAYSKDDYLERSWLEIKPKAKVTENGIETTLDVKYLTTKEQENYVDNELKRITNSLINKDMSELEKVQAINEYIINRYEYDYTLKSTSVYSALTTSLAVCQGYAMTAYRMFNYAGIENRIVVGKIKDVSHSWNAVKIQGNWYHIDVTNNDSSDKNKYFLVGDSTLIENNYTWDREKYPKSFNGYYK, encoded by the coding sequence ATGAAAAAGTTTTTCAAAACAATAATGATAGCAGTTGTTATTATACAAGCTATAACTGTAACTGCATTTGCGTATGATAAAGTTAATAATATGAAGAGTATGGAAAATCATATTTATAATCATCTCGAAAATAGAGATACTGATTTTACTATTTTATATACAGGGGCAAGGTCGGAATTTGAAGAGAATATAAGTAATTGTATTAAGGATGCATATTCAAAAGATGATTACTTAGAGAGATCTTGGCTAGAGATAAAGCCTAAAGCAAAGGTGACTGAAAATGGTATCGAGACAACTTTAGATGTAAAATATCTGACAACTAAGGAACAGGAAAATTATGTAGATAATGAATTAAAGAGAATTACTAATTCTTTAATTAATAAGGATATGTCAGAGTTAGAAAAAGTACAGGCTATAAATGAGTATATTATAAATAGATACGAATATGATTATACTCTAAAATCTACAAGTGTTTATTCTGCATTGACCACCTCATTAGCTGTATGCCAGGGGTATGCAATGACTGCTTATAGAATGTTTAACTATGCAGGAATAGAAAATAGAATTGTAGTCGGGAAAATTAAGGATGTTTCTCATTCATGGAATGCTGTAAAAATTCAAGGTAATTGGTATCATATAGATGTTACTAACAATGATTCAAGTGATAAGAATAAGTACTTTTTAGTTGGAGATAGTACTTTAATTGAAAATAATTATACTTGGGATAGAGAAAAATATCCTAAATCATTTAATGGATATTATAAATAA
- a CDS encoding ABC transporter ATP-binding protein, protein MADLSLRHIYKIYEGDVTAVKDFNLEIEDKEFIVFVGPSGCGKSTTLRMIAGLEEISKGELYIGGKLVNDVEPKERDIAMVFQNYALYPHMTVYDNMAFALKLRKAPKDEIDKKVREAAKRLDIEHLLDRKPKALSGGQRQRVALGRAIVREPKVFLMDEPLSNLDAKLRVQMRTEISKLYQSLGTTFIYVTHDQVEALTMGTRIVVMKDGVIQQVDTPLNIYNTPNNLFVASFIGSPQMNLINGIVSEKEGKLYCKFDENNILLPEEKAKVLKEKGYVNKEVVFGIRPEHLDDNAQIIENNPAATLTGDVEVVERMGAESYIYFKSGNNNMTARVDGSTKAEPKDKIKLYVEHENIHVFDKETELRIC, encoded by the coding sequence ATGGCAGATTTGTCACTAAGACATATTTATAAAATTTATGAAGGGGATGTAACTGCAGTAAAAGATTTCAATCTAGAAATTGAAGATAAAGAATTTATAGTTTTTGTAGGGCCATCAGGTTGTGGTAAATCTACAACTTTAAGAATGATTGCAGGACTTGAAGAAATATCTAAAGGTGAATTATATATAGGTGGAAAATTAGTTAATGATGTAGAACCAAAAGAAAGAGATATAGCAATGGTTTTCCAAAACTATGCATTATATCCACATATGACAGTGTATGATAACATGGCATTTGCTTTGAAATTGAGAAAAGCACCTAAAGATGAAATAGATAAGAAAGTTAGAGAAGCAGCAAAGAGATTAGATATTGAACATTTGCTAGACAGAAAGCCAAAGGCTTTATCAGGAGGTCAAAGACAAAGAGTTGCATTAGGACGTGCTATTGTTAGAGAACCAAAGGTATTCTTAATGGATGAGCCTTTATCAAATCTTGATGCCAAACTAAGAGTTCAAATGAGAACAGAAATATCAAAGCTTTATCAAAGTTTAGGAACAACATTTATATACGTTACTCATGATCAGGTTGAAGCTTTGACAATGGGAACTAGAATTGTTGTAATGAAGGACGGTGTAATACAACAAGTTGATACTCCTCTTAACATATACAATACGCCAAATAATTTATTTGTTGCAAGCTTTATAGGAAGTCCTCAAATGAATTTAATAAATGGTATTGTAAGTGAAAAGGAAGGAAAGTTATATTGTAAATTTGATGAAAATAATATATTATTGCCAGAAGAAAAAGCTAAAGTATTAAAAGAAAAAGGATATGTTAATAAGGAAGTAGTATTTGGTATAAGACCTGAGCATTTAGATGATAATGCTCAAATAATTGAAAATAACCCTGCAGCAACTTTAACTGGAGATGTAGAAGTTGTTGAACGTATGGGTGCTGAAAGTTACATTTACTTTAAGTCAGGAAATAATAATATGACTGCAAGAGTTGATGGAAGTACTAAAGCAGAACCTAAAGACAAGATTAAATTATATGTAGAACATGAAAATATTCATGTTTTTGACAAAGAAACAGAGTTGAGAATTTGCTAG
- a CDS encoding PucR family transcriptional regulator, with protein MKGLVKYLQEIYEDCEIPFEVYVDDEIIFKANPNSFSENILEDTFFIGPKSFKIKTEGDRKDFIRILVFCIKDRYKDSYNKKEKIVSELLQGLSISKEKIKEIMPPIKEETFLVTLNLKEKVTEALEALKNVYNNNDVTILIFEDTIILIGIFEDIKEHVSSISETIYFSLYEKCYISYCHIGDYELLNKLYNENMYKINLAKKYNVSQMVFGCNSLLFEEVMDNLNQDIKEKILNNFNESFSKLDEDMLKTIEVFFKSDLNLSEASKGLYVHRNTLIYRLDKIQKYTGYDIRKFNDAALFKIAFFIWIQKNKI; from the coding sequence ATGAAGGGATTAGTGAAATATTTACAAGAAATATATGAAGATTGTGAAATACCATTTGAAGTTTATGTGGACGATGAAATTATATTTAAGGCTAATCCTAATTCTTTTAGCGAAAATATACTTGAAGATACATTTTTTATTGGACCCAAAAGTTTCAAAATAAAAACAGAAGGGGACCGCAAGGATTTCATAAGAATATTAGTATTTTGTATCAAAGATAGGTATAAAGATAGTTATAACAAAAAAGAAAAAATAGTTTCTGAGTTATTACAAGGCTTAAGTATATCTAAGGAAAAGATTAAGGAAATTATGCCGCCAATAAAAGAAGAAACATTTTTAGTTACTTTAAATTTAAAAGAAAAAGTAACAGAGGCATTAGAGGCGTTAAAAAATGTTTATAATAATAATGATGTAACCATTCTTATATTTGAAGATACAATCATTTTAATTGGAATTTTTGAAGATATAAAGGAGCATGTATCTAGTATAAGTGAAACAATATACTTCTCACTTTACGAAAAGTGTTATATAAGTTATTGTCATATTGGGGATTATGAATTATTGAACAAGTTATATAATGAAAATATGTATAAAATTAATTTAGCTAAAAAGTATAATGTATCTCAAATGGTATTTGGATGTAACAGCCTTTTATTTGAAGAAGTTATGGATAATTTAAATCAGGATATTAAGGAAAAAATACTAAATAACTTTAATGAAAGTTTTTCGAAGTTAGATGAAGATATGTTAAAAACTATAGAGGTTTTCTTTAAATCGGACTTAAATTTAAGTGAAGCTTCAAAAGGATTGTATGTTCACCGAAACACTCTAATTTATAGATTAGATAAGATACAAAAATACACAGGTTACGATATAAGGAAATTTAATGATGCTGCATTATTCAAGATAGCCTTCTTTATTTGGATTCAAAAGAATAAAATTTAA
- a CDS encoding LacI family DNA-binding transcriptional regulator gives MNIKDIAKLAQVGVSTVSRVLNNHPDVKESTRQKILELIKESNYIPNNSARILKQQNTKNIGVLVKGVFNPFFSQMINVIGNIINENGYTMILHQNDYKNDQEVETLIAFIKEKKLQGIICLGGNFADITDDCFKEINVPIVLTSVNTVSKQGKEYYSSVGIDNVKSSYDATSYLIEKGHKKIALILGEADDIGVSILRMQGYREALEKSKIKIDDELIIVGGYSSRGAYNETLELLKIRKDITAFFALSDIMAIGAAKAILDSGLKVPEDISIIGFDGMDESEYYNPSITTVKQPDKLMATMSINLLISQINERKENQHILLETNLIERDSCFNLLK, from the coding sequence ATGAATATAAAGGATATAGCAAAATTAGCACAGGTTGGAGTCAGCACTGTTTCAAGAGTATTAAATAATCATCCTGATGTTAAAGAAAGTACAAGACAAAAGATTTTGGAATTAATAAAAGAAAGTAATTATATACCTAATAATAGTGCTAGAATACTAAAACAACAAAACACAAAAAATATAGGAGTTTTAGTAAAAGGCGTATTCAATCCATTTTTTTCTCAAATGATTAATGTCATAGGAAATATAATAAATGAAAATGGATATACAATGATATTGCATCAAAATGATTATAAGAATGACCAAGAGGTTGAAACTTTAATAGCTTTTATAAAAGAGAAGAAATTACAAGGAATTATCTGCTTAGGCGGTAATTTTGCTGATATTACAGATGACTGTTTTAAAGAAATAAATGTCCCTATAGTACTAACTTCTGTCAATACTGTTTCAAAACAAGGCAAGGAATATTATTCATCTGTCGGTATAGATAATGTTAAAAGTTCATATGATGCAACCTCATATCTGATAGAAAAAGGTCATAAAAAAATAGCATTAATTTTAGGAGAAGCTGATGATATAGGCGTAAGCATATTAAGAATGCAAGGATATAGGGAAGCATTAGAAAAAAGTAAAATAAAAATTGATGATGAGTTAATTATTGTTGGTGGATATTCAAGCAGAGGCGCATATAATGAAACACTGGAATTATTGAAAATAAGAAAGGATATTACTGCATTTTTTGCTCTTTCAGATATTATGGCTATAGGTGCTGCTAAAGCAATTCTTGATAGTGGGTTAAAAGTTCCTGAGGATATATCAATAATCGGATTTGATGGCATGGATGAAAGTGAATATTATAATCCTAGTATAACAACAGTAAAACAGCCGGACAAGCTAATGGCAACTATGAGTATAAATTTATTAATATCTCAGATTAATGAAAGAAAAGAAAACCAACACATATTATTAGAAACTAATTTAATTGAGAGGGATTCATGCTTCAATTTGTTAAAGTAA
- the malQ gene encoding 4-alpha-glucanotransferase: MKRGSGIIMHIASLPGRYGIGTFGKEAYEFADFLKKAGQSFWQILPLGQTSYGDSPYQSFSAFAGNPYFIDFDILESENLIRKSDYDEINFGDNPERINYELLFKEKLKVLKLAYENFKQKQSEDFKNFEKEEDMWLDDYATFMALKNKFDLKSFQTWDADIKLRKNDVLKNYKEELKDEIQYWKFVQYEFFKQWTNLKNYVNELGIKIIGDIPIYVAEDSADLWSNPKVFLVDEETLTPIKISGCPPDAFSSTGQLWGNPIYNWEYLERENYKWWINRIRQSLKLYDVIRIDHFRGFEAYWSIPYGERTAVNGEWVKGPEMKLFNAIRKELGDIEIIAEDLGLLTEDTIKFRIETGFPGMKVLAFAFSGDCENPYLPHNYERNCVAYTGTHDNDTIKGWIQTTGSKNEVENAVEYLNLTEKEGYNWGFIRGIWSSVADTSIALMQDFLNLGNETRINLPSTIGENWTWRAKDGVFTNELANKIYRLTRIYGRCE; encoded by the coding sequence ATGAAAAGAGGTAGTGGAATCATTATGCATATTGCATCTTTGCCAGGTAGATATGGAATTGGAACATTTGGAAAAGAGGCATATGAATTTGCGGATTTTTTGAAGAAAGCGGGTCAAAGTTTTTGGCAGATACTTCCTTTAGGACAGACTAGTTATGGGGATTCACCATACCAGTCATTTTCGGCATTTGCTGGAAATCCTTATTTTATTGATTTTGATATTTTAGAGTCTGAAAATTTGATAAGAAAGTCCGATTATGATGAAATAAATTTTGGTGATAATCCAGAGCGTATAAATTATGAATTGTTATTTAAAGAAAAATTGAAAGTATTAAAATTGGCATATGAAAATTTTAAGCAGAAGCAATCTGAGGATTTTAAGAATTTTGAAAAAGAAGAAGATATGTGGCTTGATGACTATGCTACATTTATGGCCTTAAAGAATAAGTTTGACCTAAAAAGTTTTCAAACATGGGATGCTGATATTAAATTAAGGAAAAATGATGTTTTAAAGAACTATAAAGAAGAACTTAAAGATGAAATTCAATACTGGAAATTTGTTCAATACGAATTTTTTAAACAATGGACAAACTTGAAAAATTATGTTAATGAATTAGGAATTAAAATTATAGGTGATATACCCATATATGTTGCAGAGGATAGCGCAGATTTGTGGAGTAATCCAAAAGTATTTTTAGTAGATGAAGAAACATTAACTCCAATAAAAATTTCAGGCTGCCCACCTGACGCATTTTCTTCAACTGGGCAGCTTTGGGGAAATCCTATTTATAATTGGGAGTATTTAGAAAGAGAAAACTATAAATGGTGGATAAATAGAATCAGGCAGAGCTTAAAGCTTTATGATGTAATAAGAATAGATCATTTCAGAGGATTTGAGGCATATTGGTCCATACCTTATGGAGAGAGAACAGCTGTAAATGGAGAATGGGTAAAAGGACCAGAAATGAAATTATTTAATGCAATAAGAAAAGAACTTGGAGATATAGAGATTATAGCTGAGGATCTAGGTCTATTAACTGAAGATACTATAAAATTTAGAATAGAGACTGGTTTTCCAGGTATGAAGGTATTAGCATTTGCCTTTTCAGGTGATTGTGAAAATCCATATCTACCGCATAATTATGAAAGAAATTGCGTGGCATATACAGGGACTCATGATAATGATACTATAAAAGGCTGGATTCAAACGACAGGAAGTAAGAATGAAGTTGAGAATGCAGTTGAATATTTAAATCTTACAGAAAAAGAAGGGTATAATTGGGGATTTATAAGAGGAATATGGAGCAGTGTTGCAGATACATCTATTGCACTTATGCAAGACTTCTTAAATCTTGGAAATGAAACTAGAATAAATTTACCGTCTACTATTGGAGAAAATTGGACATGGAGAGCAAAAGACGGTGTTTTTACTAATGAGTTAGCAAATAAAATATATAGATTAACTAGAATTTATGGAAGGTGTGAGTAA